In one Nocardioides sp. NBC_00368 genomic region, the following are encoded:
- a CDS encoding macrolide family glycosyltransferase, with amino-acid sequence MSTISFLNISMHGRVNPTLPLVAELARRGHTVSYHTAPAFADEIRAAGATVHPYDGPDHPLPDPPTPLGLVAGLATMAVDFLPGVIRDLCEIEPDLVVHDSACLWGAVAARELDVPAVSSFTTFAFGFGVPSPTEAAHALRDAFTAPGALRDLLKARGALRRYDILGIPVVDLGNLTQPLNLVFTSPEFQPHADLFDHSYRFVGPSIGARPVDNTFAVEHLVDPVLYLSLGTVFGADPAVLRSLALEIAPLGGSVVVSTGQTDPDQLGALPANVIVRRTVPQLEVLSRAAAFVTHGGMNSVNEALLHGVPLVVIPQGADQPMVAARVADLDAGIAIRPADLADGVVRTAVRRVLVEDRFRVATAELRSAQRRAGGHLRAADELEHQLQAVV; translated from the coding sequence ATGAGCACCATCTCGTTCCTCAACATCTCCATGCATGGTCGGGTCAACCCGACACTGCCGTTGGTGGCCGAACTGGCACGGCGCGGGCACACGGTCAGCTACCACACCGCACCGGCCTTCGCCGACGAGATCCGCGCCGCAGGCGCCACCGTCCACCCCTACGACGGTCCCGACCACCCGCTCCCGGACCCGCCCACGCCGCTGGGCCTCGTCGCCGGCCTGGCAACCATGGCCGTCGACTTCCTTCCCGGGGTCATCCGAGACCTCTGTGAGATCGAACCCGACCTGGTCGTCCACGACTCCGCGTGCCTGTGGGGTGCAGTGGCTGCTCGCGAGCTCGACGTGCCGGCGGTCTCGTCGTTCACCACGTTCGCCTTCGGGTTCGGCGTCCCCAGCCCCACCGAGGCCGCCCACGCCCTCCGCGACGCCTTCACGGCACCGGGCGCGTTGCGCGATCTCCTCAAAGCTCGAGGGGCGCTGCGGCGCTACGACATCCTCGGTATCCCCGTCGTTGATCTCGGCAACCTGACCCAGCCTCTCAACCTGGTGTTCACCTCGCCGGAGTTCCAGCCGCACGCCGACCTGTTCGACCACAGCTACCGGTTCGTCGGCCCCAGCATCGGCGCACGTCCCGTCGACAACACCTTCGCTGTCGAACATCTCGTGGATCCGGTGCTCTACCTGTCACTCGGCACCGTCTTCGGCGCCGATCCGGCCGTCTTGCGGAGCCTCGCACTCGAGATCGCTCCCCTCGGCGGATCGGTCGTCGTGTCGACCGGGCAGACCGACCCCGACCAGCTCGGCGCCCTCCCGGCGAACGTCATCGTCCGTCGTACCGTCCCTCAGTTGGAGGTGCTGTCGCGTGCCGCGGCTTTCGTCACCCATGGCGGGATGAACAGCGTCAACGAAGCTCTGCTTCACGGCGTCCCCCTCGTCGTCATCCCCCAGGGAGCCGACCAGCCCATGGTGGCGGCGCGAGTCGCCGACCTCGATGCGGGCATCGCAATCAGACCGGCCGATCTGGCCGACGGAGTAGTCCGGACCGCGGTCCGGCGAGTGCTCGTCGAGGACCGGTTCCGTGTCGCCACCGCCGAACTCCGCTCGGCGCAACGCCGCGCCGGCGGGCATCTCCGAGCCGCGGACGAGCTCGAGCATCAGCTCCAGGCGGTGGTGTGA
- a CDS encoding patatin-like phospholipase family protein produces the protein MDANHSEMLAPTARSAVAVARAPRSSLDDLPRPVAVVVSGGGVLGAAHAGVGYALEQRGFVPDLIVGTSVGALTGAVGAAHPHDAAQRLQDVWVGLSRRDVFPVGYFPARTSVCGDRGLRRLIERADVPARIEQLPVPFVAVATDLATGDEVTLDHGNLTTALLASTAIPGILPPVERDGRTLVDGGVVSCVPVRAARLAGAASVLVLTTGAWTPDGGALRGRSATAVALRAYRLRLQDQVRRDLREVATAVPTVVLPTGVDAWPAAWDFDHSQRLIRTAYETACRFLDDLRIDGPGLYTTTERAR, from the coding sequence ATGGACGCCAACCACAGCGAGATGCTCGCGCCGACTGCTCGATCCGCAGTCGCGGTCGCCCGCGCACCGCGCTCGAGCCTGGATGACCTTCCCCGGCCGGTCGCAGTCGTCGTCAGCGGTGGAGGCGTCCTGGGAGCCGCTCACGCCGGCGTCGGCTACGCCCTCGAACAGCGAGGTTTCGTCCCCGACCTCATCGTCGGCACGTCCGTGGGCGCGCTCACTGGTGCCGTCGGAGCGGCACACCCGCATGACGCCGCCCAGCGGCTACAGGACGTGTGGGTCGGCCTGTCGCGCCGCGACGTGTTCCCGGTGGGATACTTCCCGGCCCGAACCAGCGTGTGCGGCGACCGCGGACTGCGCCGACTCATCGAGCGCGCCGATGTCCCAGCCCGCATCGAGCAGCTCCCCGTTCCGTTCGTAGCGGTCGCCACCGACCTCGCCACCGGAGACGAGGTGACGCTCGACCACGGGAACCTCACGACCGCGCTGCTGGCGAGCACAGCCATCCCCGGCATCCTGCCGCCGGTCGAACGTGACGGTCGCACCCTCGTCGACGGCGGCGTCGTCTCCTGCGTCCCGGTGCGCGCAGCCCGACTGGCAGGTGCCGCCAGCGTGCTCGTCCTGACCACTGGCGCTTGGACCCCGGACGGCGGCGCCCTGCGCGGTCGCAGTGCGACTGCGGTCGCGCTCCGCGCCTATCGTCTGCGCCTTCAGGACCAGGTACGACGCGACCTGCGCGAAGTCGCCACCGCAGTCCCGACCGTGGTCCTGCCCACGGGGGTGGACGCCTGGCCCGCGGCGTGGGACTTCGACCACTCACAGCGGCTCATCCGCACTGCGTACGAGACCGCCTGCCGGTTCCTGGACGATCTGCGCATCGACGGTCCCGGTCTGTACACGACCACCGAAAGGGCCCGATGA
- a CDS encoding TetR/AcrR family transcriptional regulator, translating into MSVKSPRGSEPRKRGRRAQVSPGESRDRIRRAALSLFAERGFAATTIRSVAHEADVDPALVMHFFGSKEQLFEACVEWPFDPDERIAAVAAGGLEGAGEQLVRLFLETWDADEGRNPIVALMRSALGQQASEHMLRDFLQVRLLVPLIQAFEIEDAELRAGLIASQLLGLGAARYLLRFDRLATLPPDDVIRWVAPTIQRYFAHPNPN; encoded by the coding sequence GTGTCTGTCAAAAGCCCGCGGGGCTCGGAACCACGCAAGCGGGGCCGCAGAGCGCAGGTCTCCCCCGGCGAGAGCCGCGATCGCATCCGTAGAGCCGCGTTGAGCCTGTTCGCGGAGCGCGGGTTCGCTGCGACGACGATCAGGTCGGTAGCACACGAAGCAGACGTCGATCCGGCTCTGGTGATGCACTTCTTCGGCTCCAAGGAGCAGCTGTTCGAGGCGTGCGTCGAGTGGCCCTTCGACCCGGACGAACGAATCGCAGCTGTCGCTGCAGGCGGCCTGGAAGGCGCCGGAGAGCAGCTCGTCAGACTCTTCCTGGAGACTTGGGATGCCGACGAAGGACGCAACCCGATCGTCGCGCTCATGCGAAGCGCCCTGGGGCAGCAGGCCTCGGAGCACATGCTGCGCGACTTTCTCCAAGTTCGCCTGCTCGTGCCGCTGATCCAGGCGTTCGAGATCGAAGATGCCGAGCTGCGAGCCGGTCTCATCGCCTCGCAGCTCCTGGGGCTCGGTGCCGCCAGGTACCTGCTTCGCTTCGATCGGCTCGCCACCCTGCCACCCGATGACGTGATCAGGTGGGTGGCGCCGACGATTCAGCGCTACTTCGCCCACCCGAATCCCAACTGA